Proteins encoded together in one Telopea speciosissima isolate NSW1024214 ecotype Mountain lineage chromosome 4, Tspe_v1, whole genome shotgun sequence window:
- the LOC122659007 gene encoding probable polyol transporter 6: protein MGTMEIEGGNEKPKLNKYALACAIVASLINCIFGYDTGVLSGANIFVKDDLKLNESQIEILAGTLNLSALVGSAIAGRTSDMIGRRYTIVVASLIFLIGAILMGYSPNYAILMTGRCIAGVGVGFSLMIAPVYSTEISSSSHRGALSSLPEICISVGILTGYISNLAFSKLPLKLGWRMMFGIAAIPAIALVFAILQMPESPRWLAMQGRLKEAEEVLLLVSDTKEEAKSRFRDLKLAAGIDENCKEDVVIPSKKIASGAGVWKELFIRPTPTVRRIMLAAWGIHFFQHLTGIEAVVLYSPRIFKKAGVMGKQKLLLATVGVGVTKLLFILVATFNLDKFGRRRLMLTSVSGATTALIVLGFCLTVVDHAKKQLLWALCLSIISTYTFVAFFSIGLATVTWVYTAEIWPLRLRAQGASVGVAINRAMNATISMTFISIYEAITIGGAFFMFAGFATLAGVFFYFFMPETKGKALEEIEMLFTPEGSKAHQQKTEEVVV from the coding sequence ACACAGGCGTTTTGAGTGGAGCAAATATCTTCGTAAAAGATGATCTCAAACTCAATGAAAGCCAAATCGAAATACTTGCCGGAACCCTAAATTTAAGTGCTCTGGTAGGTTCCGCCATAGCTGGAAGAACCTCTGATATGATCGGTCGACGTTACACAATCGTTGTAGCATCTCTTATCTTCTTGATCGGTGCAATCCTAATGGGCTACTCCCCAAACTACGCAATCCTCATGACCGGCCGCTGCATCGCCGGCGTCGGCGTAGGCTTTTCTCTTATGATCGCACCTGTCTACTCGACGGAGATTTCCTCCTCTTCACACCGAGgagctctctcttctctccctgaGATATGCATCAGCGTAGGAATCTTAACAGGTTACATCTCGAATTTAGCCTTTTCGAAGTTGCCATTGAAGCTCGGTTGGCGTATGATGTTTGGAATTGCAGCCATTCCTGCAATTGCTTTAGTTTTCGCAATCCTTCAGATGCCGGAATCTCCAAGATGGTTGGCAATGCAAGGTCGTCTGAAGGAAGCTGAGGAAGTATTATTGTTAGTTTCTGATaccaaagaagaagcaaaatcgCGGTTTCGAGACCTAAAATTAGCTGCAGGGATCGACGAAAACTGTAAAGAAGATGTAGTGATTCCATCCAAGAAAATAGCTTCTGGTGCTGGGGTTTGGAAAGAGCTCTTCATAAGACCAACACCCACAGTTCGTCGGATAATGCTTGCTGCTTGGGGAATCCATTTTTTTCAACATCTTACAGGTATAGAAGCTGTGGTCTTATATAGTCCAAGAATCTTCAAGAAAGCTGGGGTTATGGGTAAACAGAAGCTTTTGCTTGCTACAGTTGGTGTTGGGGTTACAAAGTTACTCTTTATCTTGGTTGCTACATTCAACTTAGACAAGTTTGGGAGGAGAAGATTGATGTTAACAAGTGTGTCAGGTGCAACTACAGCATTAATAGTATTAGGGTTTTGTTTGACAGTGGTGGATCATGCTAAAAAACAGCTTCTTTGGGCTCTTTGTCTTAGTATTATTTCTACATATACATTTGTGGCTTTCTTCTCTATTGGGCTTGCAACTGTTACATGGGTTTATACTGCAGAGATATGGCCATTAAGACTTAGGGCACAAGGAGCTAGTGTTGGAGTTGCTATTAATAGAGCTATGAATGCTACTATTTCTATGACTTTCATATCAATCTATGAAGCTATAACTATTGGTGGTGCTTTCTTTATGTTTGCTGGGTTTGCTACATTGGCTGGAgtgttcttttacttctttatGCCTGAAACTAAGGGAAAAGCTTTGGAAGAGATTGAGATGTTATTTACCCCAGAGGGTTCTAAAGCTCATCAACAAAAAACTGAAGAAGTTGTTGTGTAG